Proteins encoded within one genomic window of Candidatus Baltobacteraceae bacterium:
- a CDS encoding phage holin family protein, translating into MAANQRENEGMPTAAAQFASDVILLVRTEIDEARSEMAQKAKSAGVGAGMLSGSAIAAIFSLASLTALIMVALSLVLPLWASMLITTALWGAAAAILAMLGKKKVEDAAPFVPEQTIANIKEDVEWARGGGGAVRGFTGGRPREE; encoded by the coding sequence GTGGCTGCCAATCAACGCGAAAACGAAGGAATGCCGACGGCGGCCGCTCAGTTTGCGAGCGACGTTATCCTACTCGTGCGTACGGAAATCGACGAGGCGCGATCGGAAATGGCCCAAAAGGCGAAGTCGGCCGGCGTGGGCGCGGGTATGCTTAGCGGCTCGGCAATCGCCGCGATCTTTAGCCTAGCGTCGCTAACGGCACTCATCATGGTCGCCCTATCGTTGGTGCTTCCGCTTTGGGCCTCCATGTTGATTACGACGGCGTTATGGGGTGCAGCGGCAGCTATTCTCGCCATGCTCGGCAAGAAGAAAGTCGAAGACGCGGCTCCCTTTGTTCCCGAACAGACGATCGCCAACATCAAAGAGGACGTGGAATGGGCTCGCGGAGGTGGGGGCGCTGTGCGCGGTTTTACGGGGGGCCGGCCAAGGGAAGAGTAG
- a CDS encoding EAL domain-containing protein has protein sequence MEPRLAMLVLLSVTAPAMAVCAAAIILLLRHSERRRSLDERRYALLESLQDAFVILDREWRFTHVNERAELLMRSNAADLIGKRIDHIFDPLASELFPELQRAREMGAPIEFVQSFVSTGQAIEVRIQPTPDEMLIHLRDVTERRNAEKRLQDGERRLRLLLQQVPAIVWTADLDMRLTSASGTTLSDYALVESEVIGKSVDVVFASPDGASQASAVLERVYRGESLSYETERNERWLQHDVEPLRGPDGTIQGAIGAALDITEMKHSARELARQARRDALTGLPNRLALEETLDNVMARAQATRETLAVMFLDLDRFKVINDSLGHRAGDAVLCAVADRLRITLGSRAQVFRPGGDEFILIVPGPIRSEDVQTMALEILESFTQPFEFEGRELLISASIGASLYPNNASRAEDLIKQADSAMYRAKDAGRKNAMMYNDALHARILERMGLELELRQATSRNQLRVLYQPIVDISSEQIIGAEALLRWEHPQLATIMPDRFIDIAEETGAIVGITQWVLHQACTHAAMMRAKGFGAFRIAVNISARDLCEPGFHTKVSEILAEHGLGEDALDVEVTESITLNETAVRTISALQVAGVRVVIDDFGIGYSSLEYLKRLPVGAIKIDRSFVEGVAHNPQDQAIVKAISSLATNLGFGVIAEGVETAAQRDFLATIDAPSAQGNYYSRPIPQGQFTYLLQSQHAKPSRRIASLFGSCP, from the coding sequence GTGGAACCTCGTCTAGCGATGCTCGTGCTCCTGTCTGTAACGGCGCCGGCAATGGCGGTGTGCGCCGCAGCGATCATCTTGCTGCTCCGGCACAGCGAGCGACGCCGTTCGCTCGATGAACGGCGATACGCACTCCTGGAGAGTCTCCAAGACGCATTCGTCATTCTCGACCGGGAATGGCGATTCACGCACGTCAACGAACGGGCCGAGCTCTTGATGCGCAGCAATGCCGCCGATCTGATCGGCAAACGCATCGACCACATTTTCGATCCACTCGCCTCCGAGCTGTTTCCCGAATTGCAGCGCGCGCGGGAGATGGGGGCGCCTATCGAGTTCGTACAGTCGTTTGTGTCGACCGGCCAGGCAATCGAAGTGCGCATTCAACCCACTCCCGACGAAATGCTCATCCACCTGCGCGACGTCACCGAACGCCGAAACGCGGAGAAGCGACTGCAGGACGGCGAGCGGCGTTTGCGCTTGTTACTGCAGCAGGTTCCCGCGATCGTATGGACGGCCGACCTCGACATGCGGCTGACGTCGGCCTCGGGAACGACGCTCTCGGACTATGCGCTGGTCGAGTCCGAAGTCATCGGCAAATCCGTTGACGTCGTGTTCGCTTCTCCGGACGGCGCCTCGCAGGCAAGCGCGGTGCTGGAGCGCGTTTACCGTGGCGAATCGCTGAGCTACGAAACGGAGCGCAACGAGCGCTGGCTCCAACACGACGTCGAGCCCTTACGCGGCCCGGACGGAACGATTCAAGGCGCGATCGGCGCGGCACTCGACATTACCGAGATGAAGCACAGCGCGCGCGAGTTGGCACGGCAAGCGCGCCGCGATGCCCTGACGGGGCTACCAAACCGCTTGGCGCTGGAGGAAACGCTGGATAACGTGATGGCGCGTGCGCAGGCGACGAGAGAAACGCTGGCCGTGATGTTCTTGGATTTAGATCGGTTCAAGGTCATCAACGACTCGCTGGGGCATCGTGCCGGCGATGCGGTTTTGTGCGCGGTGGCGGATCGTTTGCGGATCACGCTCGGCTCGCGCGCACAGGTTTTCCGTCCCGGCGGTGACGAGTTCATTTTGATCGTACCGGGGCCTATCCGATCGGAAGACGTGCAAACCATGGCGCTGGAGATTCTCGAAAGCTTCACGCAGCCGTTCGAATTCGAAGGACGCGAGCTGCTCATCAGTGCCAGCATCGGCGCGAGCCTCTATCCCAACAACGCGTCGCGGGCCGAGGATCTGATCAAGCAGGCCGACTCGGCGATGTATCGGGCAAAAGACGCCGGCCGCAAAAATGCCATGATGTATAACGACGCATTGCATGCGCGAATTCTCGAGCGTATGGGGTTGGAGCTGGAGCTGCGTCAGGCGACCTCTCGCAATCAGCTTCGCGTGCTCTACCAGCCAATCGTCGACATTAGCAGCGAGCAAATCATCGGTGCCGAGGCGCTGCTGCGCTGGGAACATCCGCAACTAGCCACGATCATGCCCGACCGCTTCATCGACATCGCCGAGGAGACCGGGGCGATCGTCGGCATCACGCAATGGGTGCTGCACCAGGCGTGCACTCACGCAGCGATGATGCGGGCGAAGGGGTTTGGGGCGTTTCGGATCGCGGTCAACATCTCGGCGCGCGATCTCTGCGAGCCCGGTTTCCATACCAAGGTTTCGGAGATTCTCGCCGAGCACGGCCTAGGTGAAGATGCGCTCGACGTCGAGGTGACCGAGAGCATCACCCTCAACGAAACCGCGGTAAGGACGATTTCTGCGCTGCAGGTCGCCGGGGTACGCGTGGTCATCGATGATTTCGGCATCGGCTATAGCTCGCTGGAATACCTCAAGCGGCTGCCCGTCGGAGCGATCAAGATCGATCGGTCATTCGTCGAGGGAGTGGCGCATAATCCGCAAGACCAGGCGATCGTCAAAGCGATCAGTTCGCTGGCAACCAATCTCGGATTCGGTGTCATCGCCGAAGGAGTGGAGACCGCCGCTCAGCGGGATTTCCTGGCGACCATCGATGCGCCGTCGGCACAAGGAAACTATTACAGCAGGCCGATCCCGCAGGGACAGTTCACGTATCTCCTGCAAAGTCAGCATGCAAAACCGTCGCGCCGCATCGCGAGTCTTTTCGGCAGTTGCCCATAG
- a CDS encoding ferredoxin reductase, whose product MERTAIHRRVEWRTATVVERRKETDSASTLELHVAGWPGHDAGQHVDVRLTAADGYTAVRTYSIASAPDGDNLELTIELLPDGEVSPYLVESVAPGSPVDVLGPIGGWFVWHPEQTEPIQLIAGGSGIVPLMCMLRTRAQHNVTAPFHLLYSVRGPESIYYADELARLAAADFGAAITFAYTRTAPPNWPAKPQRVRAELIATAALPASQHPTAYVCGPTAFVEVVAGMLTQAGYDASRIKTERFGPTGK is encoded by the coding sequence GTGGAAAGAACAGCGATACACCGGCGAGTAGAGTGGCGCACCGCTACAGTCGTCGAGCGGCGAAAAGAAACCGATAGCGCGAGCACCCTAGAGCTGCACGTTGCCGGCTGGCCCGGTCACGACGCGGGACAGCACGTCGACGTCCGTCTGACGGCCGCGGACGGATATACCGCCGTGCGAACGTATTCCATCGCAAGCGCGCCCGACGGAGATAACCTTGAACTGACGATCGAACTGCTCCCCGACGGCGAGGTGTCACCGTATCTCGTCGAATCGGTCGCGCCGGGGAGTCCGGTCGACGTTCTCGGACCGATCGGCGGGTGGTTCGTCTGGCATCCCGAGCAGACCGAACCGATACAGCTGATTGCCGGAGGTTCGGGCATCGTTCCGTTGATGTGCATGCTGCGCACGCGCGCGCAGCACAACGTTACTGCGCCGTTTCATCTGCTGTATTCCGTGCGCGGCCCGGAGTCGATCTACTACGCCGATGAGCTGGCGCGTCTCGCGGCGGCTGATTTCGGCGCCGCCATAACGTTTGCGTACACGCGAACGGCGCCCCCGAACTGGCCGGCGAAACCGCAGCGCGTCCGTGCCGAACTCATTGCAACCGCCGCGCTACCCGCTTCGCAACATCCAACCGCGTATGTCTGCGGACCGACCGCGTTCGTCGAAGTCGTCGCCGGGATGTTAACGCAAGCCGGCTACGACGCTTCGCGCATTAAAACCGAACGCTTCGGCCCAACCGGCAAATAG
- a CDS encoding peptide ABC transporter substrate-binding protein, with product MVKQILSGLGIGLALTLASQPLPVIGAGPAVSAHVLRVTTAEGDVSTLNRHLSADYTVSLLSQLTSAYLVRYDRNNKPIPELATVLPSKANRGISADGKTIVWHLRRGVRWSDGVPFSADDVVYTVKAVLNPANNALAYSDFKTLVTNVEEPNRFTVVFRLRHPYAGFIPTLFGSAGANPCILPKHVLAAYSTMNQAPYNALPVGIGPFRFMKWVRGDRIELEANPYYWRGRPKLARIEFLVVGDDSTAITMLQTHALDLFIGPGPASLARLSLMQGVRVLRQPSMEFAVLAFNVRHPIVADVRIRRAVEMAIDRGALLRKIRRGFGSIQESIVPPGLPITPSIPLVRYDPAGARALLDRAGWRVQTDGIRAKSGTRLSLAVSYDAQSTTQSGTVEYVRAMLHDAGIELRTKAVASARFWDTYAAGGELLSGNWDATFVTWTFPSSGDLSNLLACNQFPPAGQNIDRFCDASLDRAMAAYAASYDLARSKASMQRAAEILARDLPMIALNIPVDGYAMTARVERFAPGSLTPLDVSTMMDVDAR from the coding sequence ATGGTAAAGCAGATCTTATCGGGCCTTGGGATAGGGCTCGCACTAACGCTGGCGTCGCAACCACTTCCGGTTATCGGCGCGGGGCCGGCAGTCTCTGCGCACGTGTTGCGCGTAACGACGGCCGAAGGCGACGTCTCAACGCTGAACCGGCATCTGTCGGCCGACTACACCGTTAGCTTGCTAAGCCAGCTAACGAGCGCTTATCTCGTTCGGTACGATCGGAACAATAAACCGATCCCGGAGCTCGCGACGGTTTTACCGTCGAAGGCCAACCGCGGCATCAGCGCCGACGGGAAGACGATCGTCTGGCATCTGCGGCGAGGCGTGCGCTGGTCCGACGGCGTCCCCTTTAGCGCCGACGACGTCGTCTACACCGTCAAGGCCGTTCTGAATCCCGCCAATAACGCGCTAGCGTACTCCGACTTCAAAACCCTCGTGACGAACGTCGAGGAGCCGAATCGTTTCACGGTGGTGTTTCGGCTGCGCCATCCCTACGCGGGGTTCATTCCGACGCTCTTTGGGAGCGCCGGCGCAAATCCGTGCATTCTGCCTAAGCACGTGCTAGCTGCCTATTCGACGATGAACCAAGCGCCGTATAACGCCCTGCCGGTTGGGATCGGACCGTTCCGCTTTATGAAGTGGGTGCGCGGCGACCGGATCGAGCTCGAAGCAAATCCGTACTATTGGCGCGGCCGGCCGAAGTTGGCGCGCATCGAATTTCTCGTGGTGGGCGACGACTCGACCGCGATAACGATGCTGCAGACGCACGCGCTCGATCTCTTCATCGGCCCTGGGCCCGCGTCGCTCGCGCGCCTATCTTTGATGCAGGGCGTGCGCGTGCTGAGGCAGCCGTCGATGGAGTTTGCCGTGCTCGCCTTTAACGTACGCCACCCAATCGTTGCCGACGTTCGCATTCGCCGAGCCGTCGAAATGGCGATCGATCGCGGCGCGTTGCTGCGCAAGATCCGCCGCGGCTTCGGTTCGATACAGGAGTCTATCGTGCCGCCCGGCCTGCCGATCACTCCTTCGATTCCGCTCGTTCGCTACGATCCCGCCGGCGCGCGGGCGCTGCTCGATCGTGCCGGTTGGCGCGTGCAGACCGACGGTATTCGCGCGAAGAGCGGCACGCGATTGTCGCTCGCCGTCTCATACGATGCGCAGAGCACGACGCAAAGCGGCACCGTCGAGTACGTGCGCGCGATGCTGCACGACGCCGGCATCGAGTTACGGACGAAAGCGGTGGCGAGTGCGCGTTTTTGGGATACGTATGCGGCCGGTGGTGAGCTGCTTTCCGGCAATTGGGATGCAACGTTCGTCACGTGGACGTTTCCGAGCAGCGGCGACCTTTCAAACTTGCTCGCCTGCAATCAGTTTCCCCCGGCTGGACAGAATATCGATCGCTTCTGCGACGCGAGCCTCGATCGAGCAATGGCCGCGTACGCCGCGAGCTACGATCTCGCGCGCAGCAAGGCTTCGATGCAGCGCGCTGCCGAGATTTTAGCCCGAGACCTGCCGATGATTGCGCTGAATATTCCCGTTGACGGTTACGCCATGACAGCACGCGTCGAGCGTTTCGCACCGGGTTCGCTCACGCCGTTGGACGTATCGACGATGATGGACGTCGACGCTCGCTAA
- a CDS encoding HAD-IIB family hydrolase, which yields MKELVAFDLDGTLAPSKSPIDAEMGSLLQRLLALVRVAIISGGDFPQFKKQVVDNVPAASNLANLSLLPTTGTKFFTYDGDWKALYSEDLTADEKTRIEQAIEKAVGASGFQPARSWGPRIEDRGTQITYSALGQQAPLDEKERWDPDFQKRQKIKALLDPMLPQFSIRLGGTTSIDVTRAGIDKGYAIRKLRDVLSVPIERMLFIGDAIFPGGNDYAAFEAGAPSIKVRDPEETKRVIETILLWSM from the coding sequence GTGAAAGAGCTCGTCGCATTCGATCTAGACGGCACGCTGGCACCCAGTAAATCGCCGATCGACGCCGAGATGGGCTCGCTGCTTCAACGGCTACTGGCCCTCGTGCGCGTCGCGATTATCTCAGGGGGCGACTTTCCGCAGTTCAAAAAGCAGGTCGTCGACAACGTGCCCGCCGCAAGCAACCTCGCGAATCTTTCGCTGCTGCCGACAACCGGGACGAAGTTCTTCACCTACGACGGCGATTGGAAAGCGCTCTATTCCGAAGATCTCACCGCCGACGAAAAGACGCGCATCGAACAGGCGATCGAAAAGGCTGTCGGCGCGTCGGGTTTCCAACCGGCACGGTCGTGGGGGCCGCGGATCGAGGATCGCGGCACGCAGATTACATACTCGGCGCTCGGTCAGCAGGCGCCGCTGGACGAAAAAGAGCGATGGGATCCCGATTTTCAAAAGCGGCAGAAAATTAAAGCGCTGCTCGACCCGATGCTGCCGCAATTTTCCATTCGACTCGGCGGAACGACGTCGATCGACGTGACGCGCGCCGGGATCGACAAGGGTTACGCCATTCGCAAGCTCCGCGACGTTCTGAGCGTTCCGATCGAGCGGATGCTGTTTATCGGCGACGCCATCTTTCCGGGCGGGAACGACTACGCGGCTTTCGAGGCCGGCGCTCCGAGCATCAAGGTGCGCGATCCCGAGGAAACTAAGCGCGTCATCGAAACGATCCTGCTTTGGTCAATGTAG
- a CDS encoding CHRD domain-containing protein has protein sequence MRTSIALAAIFALALAQSGSVKAATGVQITMNAQHGSGEDGTATLSQNGDSLVVTIALKNGTTTPQPAHIHTGSCASLGGVKYPLTNVVDGKSTTTLKGVSLATVQTGGFAINVHKSASDLGTYVSCGDIPKM, from the coding sequence ATGAGAACATCCATCGCTCTCGCGGCGATATTTGCGCTGGCGCTCGCTCAAAGCGGGTCCGTAAAGGCCGCGACGGGCGTGCAAATAACAATGAACGCACAACATGGCTCGGGCGAAGACGGTACCGCGACCTTGAGTCAGAACGGCGATTCGCTTGTCGTTACGATCGCCCTCAAAAATGGAACCACGACGCCGCAGCCGGCACACATTCACACCGGATCCTGTGCGAGCCTCGGCGGCGTGAAGTACCCGCTAACCAACGTCGTCGATGGGAAGAGCACGACAACGCTCAAGGGCGTATCGCTGGCTACGGTACAAACCGGCGGCTTTGCGATCAACGTGCATAAATCGGCGTCGGACCTTGGCACGTACGTCTCGTGCGGTGATATCCCAAAGATGTAA
- a CDS encoding alpha/beta hydrolase: MAIFTTKDHTELYYKDWGSGQPVVFSHGWPLSSDAWEDQMLFLASHGYRCIAHDRRGHGRSSQPWDGNDIETYADDLAQLIEHLDLRDIVNVGHSTGGGEVARYLGKYGTSRVSKAVLIGAIPPVMLKSDKNPGGLPIDVFDGLRKGVVTDRSAFWMDLSLPFYGYNRPGAKVSEGVRQSFWLQSMMCGMPGSYFCIKAFSETDLTEDLKKIDVPVLFLHGDDDQIVPIADSAELAVKLVRHGTLKIYPGGPHGSPTVLKDQVNADLLAFIAAESRVPVST, from the coding sequence ATGGCAATCTTCACGACGAAAGATCACACCGAGCTCTACTATAAGGACTGGGGATCGGGACAGCCCGTGGTGTTTAGCCACGGTTGGCCACTTTCGTCGGACGCCTGGGAAGACCAAATGCTTTTCCTGGCCTCGCACGGCTATCGCTGCATCGCGCACGACCGGCGCGGGCACGGGCGCTCGAGCCAGCCATGGGATGGCAATGATATCGAGACCTATGCCGACGATCTGGCACAACTCATCGAACATCTCGACCTTCGCGATATCGTCAACGTCGGTCATTCAACCGGCGGCGGCGAGGTCGCGCGTTACCTCGGAAAGTACGGGACGAGCCGCGTCTCCAAAGCCGTGCTCATCGGCGCCATCCCGCCGGTGATGCTCAAGAGCGACAAGAACCCCGGCGGTTTACCGATCGACGTATTCGACGGCCTCCGTAAGGGCGTTGTGACCGACCGCAGCGCGTTCTGGATGGATCTCTCGCTGCCGTTTTACGGCTACAACCGTCCCGGCGCGAAGGTCTCTGAAGGCGTGCGCCAATCGTTTTGGCTGCAGAGCATGATGTGCGGGATGCCGGGGTCGTACTTCTGCATCAAAGCCTTCTCTGAAACCGACCTTACCGAGGACCTCAAAAAAATCGACGTTCCCGTGCTCTTCTTGCACGGCGACGACGATCAAATCGTCCCGATCGCCGACTCGGCCGAGCTGGCCGTCAAGCTGGTCCGGCACGGAACGTTGAAAATCTATCCGGGCGGCCCTCACGGATCGCCCACCGTGTTGAAAGATCAAGTGAACGCCGATCTTCTCGCGTTCATCGCAGCCGAATCGCGCGTTCCGGTGTCCACGTAA
- a CDS encoding DUF4760 domain-containing protein: MSLELVNTLATLGTFLVIAATAIVAIVQLRHARGSVQITALNELREQMESEQFQAARHFVATELTEKLKDPVFRYQLAHPTARTGETQISSTKVSAVGNFYEGMGVLVKSGLIDRDMALEMWSYRIISDWKDITPVMAISRRHAGSALWENFEYMTVMSEDWIAAHPDGTYERGMRRATYDDKWLEADRQYAASLATA, from the coding sequence ATGTCGTTAGAGCTCGTGAACACCCTTGCCACGCTCGGCACGTTTTTGGTTATCGCAGCGACGGCGATCGTCGCAATCGTGCAGTTGCGGCACGCGCGGGGCAGCGTCCAGATCACCGCGCTCAACGAACTTCGCGAACAGATGGAAAGCGAGCAGTTTCAGGCCGCCAGACACTTCGTCGCGACCGAATTGACCGAAAAGCTCAAGGACCCGGTCTTTCGCTATCAGCTGGCTCACCCTACTGCGAGAACCGGTGAGACTCAAATCTCGAGCACGAAGGTCAGTGCCGTCGGCAACTTCTACGAAGGCATGGGGGTGCTGGTCAAGTCTGGATTGATCGACCGCGACATGGCCCTCGAAATGTGGTCGTATCGCATCATTTCAGACTGGAAAGATATTACCCCCGTCATGGCAATCTCTCGACGCCACGCCGGAAGCGCGCTTTGGGAAAACTTCGAGTACATGACGGTCATGTCGGAGGATTGGATCGCAGCGCATCCTGATGGAACGTACGAGCGTGGAATGCGCCGCGCCACGTACGACGATAAGTGGCTCGAAGCCGATCGGCAATACGCCGCCTCGCTGGCGACGGCATAG
- a CDS encoding carboxypeptidase regulatory-like domain-containing protein, giving the protein MKRIYGFGALVAVVLSICACSSSSRPIGIVPVAPNDVIGGGHNKLLIRLGDVALPSGVNLTQVNLGIVAIYLTDASGRRVNVAQYSSPQVVNVLQYQNGSTFPLASASVPTTTYSSMTLVIDTPSSSVLTASGMKTRLVFRTLADQSSAGFGITTTTATASSSSLSAVAITFRHGFAVAQSGQPSLDVDFNAFESLLPVPYASAVWTARASLSVAQAGLEGAITGQVVNSSDRGVQNAVVVATDTSGKAVASSFTNSYGAFLLHTLARGSYKLTVYNKYTTAAGWHIAASGNTKANTSFVVPASVQVVPGQTIFVETIAD; this is encoded by the coding sequence ATGAAACGGATTTACGGCTTCGGCGCGCTTGTAGCGGTGGTACTTTCCATTTGCGCCTGCTCTTCCTCGAGCAGGCCCATCGGCATCGTCCCCGTGGCGCCGAATGACGTGATCGGGGGCGGCCACAACAAGCTGCTCATTCGGCTCGGAGACGTCGCTTTACCGAGCGGCGTGAACCTGACGCAGGTCAATTTGGGAATCGTTGCGATCTATCTGACCGATGCGTCGGGCCGGCGCGTGAACGTGGCGCAGTACAGCTCGCCGCAGGTCGTTAACGTGCTGCAATACCAAAACGGCAGTACGTTCCCGCTCGCTTCAGCGTCGGTGCCCACGACGACCTACTCGTCGATGACGCTCGTCATCGATACGCCATCGAGCTCGGTGTTAACCGCCAGCGGAATGAAGACCCGCCTCGTATTCCGCACCCTTGCGGATCAGAGTTCCGCGGGCTTCGGGATAACAACGACCACCGCAACGGCCTCATCGTCGTCGTTGTCGGCGGTTGCGATTACCTTCCGCCACGGCTTCGCGGTAGCTCAGTCGGGGCAGCCGAGTCTCGACGTGGACTTCAACGCATTCGAATCGCTCCTTCCGGTGCCGTATGCGAGCGCTGTGTGGACGGCGCGCGCCAGCTTGAGCGTCGCGCAGGCGGGGCTCGAAGGCGCCATCACCGGTCAAGTCGTCAATTCTAGCGATCGTGGCGTCCAAAACGCCGTGGTCGTAGCGACCGACACAAGCGGGAAAGCCGTCGCTTCGTCGTTTACCAATTCGTACGGCGCCTTTTTGCTGCATACGCTTGCCAGGGGCTCGTATAAGCTGACCGTCTACAATAAATATACGACTGCCGCCGGATGGCACATCGCTGCATCCGGCAACACGAAGGCGAATACCAGCTTCGTCGTGCCGGCGAGCGTGCAAGTGGTTCCCGGCCAAACCATCTTCGTAGAAACGATTGCGGATTAA
- a CDS encoding lmo0937 family membrane protein produces MAGVIWAIIVFLFIIWLLGFLLHFGGGLIHLIIVVCIILVIFNLLTGRGARV; encoded by the coding sequence ATGGCAGGGGTAATTTGGGCCATAATCGTGTTTCTGTTCATCATCTGGTTATTGGGGTTTCTGCTGCATTTCGGCGGCGGACTCATTCACCTCATCATCGTCGTCTGCATCATACTCGTCATCTTCAATCTTCTGACGGGTCGCGGCGCTAGGGTGTGA
- a CDS encoding sulfite oxidase-like oxidoreductase has translation MSDRRPATPGFVGKRRSEHAALPPGQYLTTDFPVLSAGPTPPIPLDKWAFSLVTETGAAKEWSWSQFRALPSEPIVTDIHCVTRWSKLGTHWEGVSLDTLLAGVETSAGFAMAHSYAGYTTNVPLADLCGGKAWIAFRFDEKDLEPEHGGPARLLVPHLYFWKSAKWVRGLTLMGEDEPGFWEQNGYHMYGDPWKEQRYTGE, from the coding sequence ATGAGCGATCGCCGGCCGGCAACACCCGGGTTCGTGGGCAAGCGGCGCAGTGAGCACGCCGCGCTGCCTCCGGGCCAATATCTGACGACTGATTTCCCGGTGTTGTCGGCCGGTCCGACGCCCCCGATTCCCCTCGACAAGTGGGCGTTCTCGCTCGTCACCGAAACCGGTGCTGCCAAAGAGTGGAGCTGGTCGCAGTTTCGAGCGCTGCCCAGCGAGCCGATCGTCACCGACATTCACTGCGTCACGCGCTGGTCGAAACTCGGCACGCATTGGGAGGGCGTCTCGCTCGACACGCTGCTCGCCGGGGTTGAAACGTCGGCCGGTTTTGCAATGGCGCATTCGTACGCCGGATACACCACCAACGTTCCGTTGGCCGACCTTTGCGGCGGCAAAGCCTGGATCGCGTTCCGCTTCGACGAAAAAGATCTCGAGCCGGAACATGGCGGGCCGGCACGCCTGCTCGTCCCGCATTTATACTTCTGGAAGAGCGCCAAATGGGTTCGCGGACTGACGCTCATGGGCGAGGACGAACCCGGATTTTGGGAGCAAAACGGTTATCACATGTATGGCGATCCGTGGAAAGAACAGCGATACACCGGCGAGTAG